A part of Periplaneta americana isolate PAMFEO1 chromosome 17, P.americana_PAMFEO1_priV1, whole genome shotgun sequence genomic DNA contains:
- the LOC138693272 gene encoding uncharacterized protein, translated as MSQFTKALLESSTQNAAMSHHRIMSTKGTQIEGKSHPIEMERYKTGGGVFIPNLSETGSKIINLLQPQFEPLETAYDSSAQYFGHDDVIYEVEVDAADYLGTSGAQDNQVDLCVLEDASLRVLDSQSEETAVPVHQPTTACTTQSTVSSVPHLTTISTQTTLDTIPHPSTDTSQSTPTTTQSHPTTGTSQQKGAVRKCINKNSMIEIKVKKAEEEIHLIQEEHKVKLQHMEMEHKAKMQLIEYEIELKKLEIEYKKAEYKAKCLD; from the exons ATGTCTCAATTTACAAAAGCACTACTTGAATCAAGCACACAAAATGCTGCCATGTCACATCACAGAATTATGTCAACCAAAGGAACACAGATCGAAGGGAAATCACATCCAATTGAG ATGGAGAGGTACAAAACTGGTGGTGGGGTATTCATTCCTAACCTGAGTGAAACGGGTTCAAAAATAATAAACTTGCTTCAGCCTCAGTTTGAACCACTAGAAACGGCATATGATTCAAGTGCACAATACTTTGGTCATG acGATGTGATATACGAAGTAGAGGTGGATGCAGCTGACTATTTAGGAACATCTGGAGCACAAGACAATCAAGTAGACCTGTGTGTATTAGAAGATGCATCGCTTCGTGTTTTGGACTCACAATCAGAAGAAACTGCAGTACCGGTACATCAACCTACAACAGCCTGTACCACACAATCGACAGTATCATCAGTCCCTCATCTTACAACTATTTCAACACAAACAACACTAGACACAATACCACACCCTTCAACTGACACATCACAGTCAACACCAACTACCACACAGTCTCATCCTACAACTGGAACTTCACAACAGAAAGGTGCTGTACGAAAGTGCATAAACAAAAACAGTATGAtcgaaataaaagtgaaaaaagcagaagaagaaataCATTTAATTCAAGAAGAACATAAGGTAAAATTACAGCATATGGAAATGGAACATAAAGCGAAAATGCAATTAATTGAGtatgaaattgaattaaaaaaactaGAGATAGAATACAAGAAAGCTGAATATAAAGCAAAATGTTTGGATTAG
- the Xpac gene encoding DNA repair protein complementing XP-A cells homolog produces MNDDNKNQSKSDVKITSPNSGEHILTPAQRARIERNRQAALLLKQARLIPHPYAKINTADSVEKSVIKVQGSKFIDTGGGFLLEQKDGEDQNEEPITLTPGPAPIMEPDRPVCEECQETFEDSYLFQNFEHSICDSCRDHDEKHRLITKTDAKNVYMLKDCDLEKREPVLKFIMKKNPHNVRWGTMKLYLELQVEKRALEVWGSEEQLEAERERREEERAKSKMKKYNKQLKALRMSVRSSLYDRTNKSSHVHQFGPETFNEEDDTYSHTCTTCSYSETFEKM; encoded by the exons ATGAATGATGATAACAAAAATCAGTCAAAGTCTGATGTGAAAATTACAAGTCCAAATAGCGGTGAACACATTTTAACACCTGCTCAAAGAGCAAGAATTGAGAGGAACAGACAAGCAGCTTTACTTTTAAAACAAGCACGATTAATACCACATCCTTATGCCAAGAT taacaCTGCAGACTCTGTGGAGAAGAGTGTTATTAAAGTACAAGGAAGCAAGTTCATTGACACTGGTGGAGGCTTCTTACTAGAACAGAAAGATGGAGAAGACCAAAATGAAGAGCCT ATCACACTCACACCTGGTCCAGCACCTATCATGGAGCCAGATCGTCCTGTGTGTGAAGAATGCCAGGAGACCTTTGAGGATTCTTACCTGTTCCAAAACTTTGAGCATTCCATTTGTGATAGTTGCAG GGACCATGATGAGAAGCACAGGCTTATCACCAAGACGGATGCCAAGAATGTCTACATGCTGAAAGACTGTGATCTTGAGAAACGGGAACCAGTACTCAAGTTCATAATGAAGAAGAACCCACACAATGTACGCTGGGGCACCATGAAACTTTATCTTGAGCTGCAG GTGGAGAAACGTGCACTAGAAGTATGGGGTTCGGAAGAACAGTTGGAGGCTGAGCGGGAAAGGAGAGAAGAAGAACGTGCCAAGTCTAAAATGAAAAAGTACAATAAACAGTTGAAGG CTCTTCGTATGTCAGTAAGAAGCAGTCTCTATGACCGTACGAACAAGTCCTCACATGTACATCAGTTTGGACCAGAAACATTCAATGAAGAGGATGATACTTACTCGCATACCTGTACTACTTGCAGTTACAGTGAAACATTTGAAAAGATGTGA